TGTTCTTCACCAGATCCTCCATGGCGCGGATGCGGGACTCCCCGTCCGGAAGGGTCCCCAGCGCCTGCAACCCACGGTCGATGTAGGTCTCCATCTGGCTGAAGACGGCTTCCGCTGCGGCGGTGCGGATGGCATCCCGCAGTTCCGGTGCTTTCACCGACTCGATCCAGACCAAGGCATCTCCGCCGTCCTGGCGGAACTGATCCCTGTTCATCCTCACGAATTCGTTCCGCTGCTCCGGTGGCATGGCTTCAACCTTGGCCGCCATCCAGCGGGTGAGCTCCGCGGACTTCTCCGGTGTGGTTTTCCAGGTGGGCGGCCGCAGTTGGAACAACGAACCGAGGCCGTTCGTGCCCAGCGCCCACTGGAAAGCGGCATCGCGGTCATCCGCCATCCAGCAATGGAGCACGGAACTTTTCATGCCGTCGAGACGCATCGCCTGGAACTCCGGTGAGGAAAGCAGGCCGCCGTAGTCGAATCCGGGCGCGACTTGATCCGGAAAGGTCGTCAGGCGGTTGAATCCGTCCCCCATCATCTCCTGGAGCCGTGCCACCACCGCCCCCGGGCCGTCCGCGGAGGCGGCGGTGACCAGTTTCGGAACGAGGGACATTGGGACGTTCCTGCCAAAGACATCGCGGTGCTTGCGGACGATTGCGAGCGCTTCATCCGCCTTGTCGTCTGGCCACGCGCGCAGCACGTCCGGGATGAATTTTCCTCTCTGCATGGCGGTCTGTCGGATGGCCCACTCCAGCGCGCCCTCCGGGTTTTGCTCCGCGTAGGCCCGCAGGAGCGTCGTCGCCATGTTGAAATCGTTGAGCATGGCCTCGGGCTTCGCGGCAGCTTCATCGAGCGCGGCCTGGATCTCCGCATCCGTCCATCCGGCGATGCTCGCGGGAACCCCCGTGGACCCGGCTGGTGCATCCAGCTTGCGGCGGATGGCCTCCAGCAACTGCGGGCGGGTCATCACGGGCGCGGACGCTCGGCCCCGGTCATCCCGTTTCCACTGCGAGGGGGCGCCGGAGCTTTTCCCTGTGGCTGATGATTCCTCCGCCCGGGATTCCGCCACCCGCAGGGAAACCCGGCCGACCAGAAGCCCGAGGGCCGGATAGACGAGAAAAGGCAGGTATTTTTTCCAGTGGGACATCCGTCCCATCGGATAGGGAAAATGACCGTCGGTGCCAAGCGATCTCTCAACCGCCTTCTCAGAGGTTCCCCACGATGGATGGCGGGGCGAGGAAAAGCAGCGTGCCGTGCTTTGACGGTGGGTGGACCCTGACACAGGCGAGCGAGCCTTTCTTTATCTCGATGGAGTTCCCGCGTGCGCCCAGCAGCCACTGGATCAGATCGGAAAGGTCCGGCTCATGGCCGATGATGGCCACGCGGCTGAATTCGCGGTAGGCGGTCAGTTCGTTGAGCGCGGTGTCCGGGTGCATCCCGGACGCCAGCCACGGAACGACCGTCGGTGCGGGCAGTCCGGCGGCGGTACAGAACTCGTCCGCCGTCTGGCGTGCCCGCGCCAACGGGCTGCACAACACCAGTTCCGGCAGCATGCCGGACTCCTTCAGGAGATGACCGGCATCCCGTGACTGGATGCGGCCTTTCTCCAGCAGTTCCCGCCCCGCGTCACCGGATGGATGGTGATCTTCCGCTTTCCCGTGACGCAGTATGATGAGTTCCATGGCCTTTCACTATGGCACCGCGGCCTCACATTGTCATCCCGCCATCGACCGCCAGCACCTGGCCGGTGATGTAGCGTGCGGACGGACTTGCGAGGAATGCCACCGCTTCCGCGATGTCCTTCGTGTTGCCGAAGGTGGCGAGCGGGATCTTGCCGATGACCGCTTCTTTCACCGCCGCAGGCAGCTCGTCGGTCATGTCCGTGGTGATGAATCCGGGGGCGATGGCGTTGCAGGTCACCTGGCGGCCCGCCAGCTCGCGGGCAACAGCCTTGGTGAAACCGATGAGGCCTGCCTTCGAGGCGGAGTAGTTCGCCTGGCCGGCATTTCCGATCAGACCGATGACGGAGGCGATGTTGATGATGCGGGCGTCCTCCGCCTTCATCAGCACGCGCATGAACCCCTTCACGGTGTTGAAGGCGCCCTTCAGGTTTGTGTCCAGCACGGTGTCCCAGTCCTCTTCCTTCATCCGCATCAGCAGGCCGTCACGGGTGACACCGGCGTTGTTCACCAGGATGTTCACCGTGCCGAAGTCCTCGCTGATCTTCTTCGCCAGCTCCTGCACGGCGGTGTGGTCCGCCACGTCCACGGCATAGGCCTTCGCCGAGCCGGGAAACTCCGCGTTGATCTCATCCGCGGCCTTTCCGCAGCTCGATTCGCTGCGGCTCACCACCGCGACCTTCGCGCCTTCCGCGGCGAGCGCGCGGGCGATTTCCTGACCGATTCCCCGGCCGCCTCCGGTGACAACGGCGGTTTTGTTGGCAAAGCGTGACATGCGG
The window above is part of the Akkermansiaceae bacterium genome. Proteins encoded here:
- a CDS encoding histidine phosphatase family protein, with the translated sequence MELIILRHGKAEDHHPSGDAGRELLEKGRIQSRDAGHLLKESGMLPELVLCSPLARARQTADEFCTAAGLPAPTVVPWLASGMHPDTALNELTAYREFSRVAIIGHEPDLSDLIQWLLGARGNSIEIKKGSLACVRVHPPSKHGTLLFLAPPSIVGNL
- the fabG gene encoding 3-oxoacyl-[acyl-carrier-protein] reductase; its protein translation is MSRFANKTAVVTGGGRGIGQEIARALAAEGAKVAVVSRSESSCGKAADEINAEFPGSAKAYAVDVADHTAVQELAKKISEDFGTVNILVNNAGVTRDGLLMRMKEEDWDTVLDTNLKGAFNTVKGFMRVLMKAEDARIINIASVIGLIGNAGQANYSASKAGLIGFTKAVARELAGRQVTCNAIAPGFITTDMTDELPAAVKEAVIGKIPLATFGNTKDIAEAVAFLASPSARYITGQVLAVDGGMTM